The Populus alba chromosome 4, ASM523922v2, whole genome shotgun sequence genome contains a region encoding:
- the LOC118050825 gene encoding uncharacterized protein → MSLDKYFKRKSLEDEESIKASSHVTQSSSKKSHIEINPDTLLADPGLRRPIYEYHINDRDAIRRAYLQKGPCQPSHYDFPQKQFGNISTLRRFNPAWFGAYPTWLEYSIAKDAAFCLYCYLFKLKGGVDSFVGDGFSNWKKRERFDLHIGKSNSSHNAARIKCENLMNEKQSIMSLLSEQTVKSQSDYRTRLNASIECARFLLHQGLPFRGHDECECSSNQGNYLELLHFLSRNNEAIKRVTFSEAPKHNKLTSPDIQKDITQAAAEEITNVIIKDLGEYNC, encoded by the exons atgtcacTGGACAAGTATTTCAAGCGTAAATCCCTTGAGGATGAGGAGTCAATCAAAGCTTCAAGTCATGTAACTCaatcaagttcaaagaaaagtCATATTGAAATCAACCCCGACACTCTTCTTGCTGACCCTGGCTTAAGAAGACCAATTTATGAGTACCATATAAATGATAGGGATGCAATCCGAAGAGCTTATCTACAAAAAGGTCCTTGTCAACCTTCACACTATGATTTTCCTCAAAAACAATTTGGGAATATATCAACACTACGACGCTTTAATCCGGCTTGGTTTGGTGCATACCCAACATGGTTAGAGTACAGTATAGCCAAAGATGCTGCTTTTTGCTTGTATTGTTACCTCTTCAAGTTAAAAGGGGGTGTTGATTCGTTTGTGGGTGATGGGTtttcaaattggaaaaaaagggaaagatttGATCTTCATATTGGAAAGTCTAATAGTAGTCACAATGCAGCTCGGATAAAATGTGAgaatttgatgaatgaaaaacaaagtatcATGTCTTTGTTGTCTGAGCAGACAGTAAAGAGTCAAAGTGATTATCGAACTCGATTGAATGCTTCAATAGAGTGTGCTCGTTTTTTATTGCACCAAGGACTTCCATTTCGTGGCCATGATGAATGTGAATGTTCAAGCAACCAAGGAAATTATCTAGAGCTCTTGCATTTCCTTTCCAGAAACAATGAAGCTATTAAAAGAGTTACTTTCAGTGAAGCTCCTAAACATAACAAATTGACTTCTCCAGATATTCAAAAAGACATTACTCAAGCTGCTGCAGAGGAGATTACAAATGTGATTATCAAAGATCTAGGTGA ATACAACTGCTAG
- the LOC118050770 gene encoding zinc-finger homeodomain protein 3 codes for MDESSLQKDMPISRNGSYAGGNGHSHTVTSAAAAQVPTNGHSSPSSQQEDQRPYKKVVRYKECLKNHAAAIGGNATDGCGEFIPGGEEGSLEALKCSACNCHRNFHRKEIDGECSYDCHHHYPIMSNIGSGRLISGLHNGIIGSPPQGYPTSSFISSRAPPPHQVVVSFKNGGANAITSESDEKEEDNGGGILTTRPVEKLRKRFRTKFTEEQKQKMLNFAEKAGWKMQKLEESVVQGLCQELGIKRRVLKVWMHNNKHNYVKNSTSS; via the coding sequence atGGATGAATCTAGCCTACAAAAGGACATGCCAATCTCAAGAAATGGTAGTTATGCAGGTGGAAATGGCCACAGCCACACTGTCacttcagcagcagcagctcaaGTTCCCACCAATGGACATTCTTCCCCTTCAAGCCAGCAGGAGGACCAAAGGCCCTACAAGAAAGTGGTGAGGTACAAGGAATGCCTCAAAAACCATGCAGCCGCTATTGGTGGGAATGCAACAGATGGGTGTGGTGAGTTCATACCAGGAGGAGAAGAAGGCAGCCTTGAGGCCCTCAAGTGCTCAGCCTGCAATTGCCATAGGAACTTCCACAGGAAAGAGATAGATGGTGAATGTTCATATGACTGCCATCATCACTATCCTATCATGAGCAATATTGGGAGTGGTAGACTCATTTCGGGCCTTCATAATGGCATTATTGGATCACCACCACAAGGGTACCCTACAAGTTCCTTCATTTCCTCAAGGGCACCACCACCTCACCAAGTGGTAGTCTCCTTCAAAAATGGTGGAGCAAATGCAATCACTTCAGAATCCGATGAGAAGGAAGAAGATAATGGAGGTGGGATACTGACCACTAGACCAGTTGAGAAGCTGAGAAAGAGGTTTAGGACCAAGTTCACagaagaacagaaacaaaagATGTTGAACTTCGCAGAGAAAGCTGGGTGGAAAATGCAAAAGCTAGAAGAATCTGTTGTGCAAGGGCTTTGTCAAGAGTTGGGGATCAAGAGAAGAGTTCTCAAAGTGTGGATGCACAACAACAAACATAACTATGTCAAGAACTCAACTAGCAGCTAG
- the LOC118050769 gene encoding peroxidase 47, producing MVFANFLGVVLLMELIAGGFRFGADGLSMNYYVFNCPLAEPILRSTVTSALQSDPTLAAALVRMHFHDCWIQGCDGSILLDSTKDNTAEKDSPGNLSVRGFELIDDVKEQLENQCPGVVSCADIIAMAAREAVSWSGGPVYDIPKGRKDGRRSKIEDTINLPFPTFNASELVRVFGQRGFSAQDMVALSGAHTLGVARCSSFKTRLSDPVDPTMDSDFSKALAKTCSGGDNAEQPFDVTRNNFDSFYFQALQRKAGVLFSDQTLYNNPKTKAIVNNYAMNQAMFFLDFQRAMVKMSLLDVKEGSKGEVRADCRKVN from the exons ATGGTTTTTGCTAATTTTCTTGGCGTGGTCTTGTTGATGGAGTTAATAGCAGGTGGTTTTAGATTTGGAGCAGACGGCCTGAGCATGAACTACTATGTTTTCAATTGCCCGTTAGCAGAGCCAATTTTGAGGAGCACAGTGACAAGTGCTTTGCAGTCTGATCCTACCTTAGCAGCTGCTCTTGTTAGAATGCATTTTCATGATTGCTGGATACAA GGATGTGATGGGTCTATCCTGCTGGACTCAACAAAGGATAACACAGCAGAGAAGGATTCTCCAGGAAATCTGAGTGTTAGAGGCTTTGAATTAATTGATGATGTAAAGGAGCAACTTGAAAACCAATGCCCTGGTGTTGTCTCCTGTGCTGATATTATTGCAATGGCTGCTAGAGAGGCTGTTTCTTGG TCAGGAGGTCCAGTGTATGACAtaccaaaaggaagaaaagatggGAGAAGGTCTAAAATTGAAGACACTATCAATTTGCCTTTCCCCACTTTTAATGCCTCCGAGCTCGTTAGAGTCTTCGGCCAACGTGGTTTCAGTGCCCAAGACATGGTTGCTTTGTCTG GGGCACATACGCTGGGAGTGGCAAGGTGCTCATCGTTCAAAACTAGGTTGAGTGACCCTGTTGATCCAACTATGGACTCAGACTTTTCAAAGGCATTGGCCAAAACATGCAGTGGTGGGGACAATGCAGAACAACCCTTTGACGTGAcaagaaataattttgataGCTTCTACTTCCAAGCATTGCAAAGGAAAGCTGGAGTCCTGTTTTCAGACCAAACCCTATACAATAATCCAAAAACCAAAGCAATTGTCAATAACTATGCTATGAACCAGGCCatgtttttccttgattttcaaCGGGCAATGGTGAAAATGAGCTTGCTTGATGTTAAGGAAGGATCAAAAGGAGAAGTAAGAGCAGATTGCCGTAAAGTAAACTAA
- the LOC118050771 gene encoding uncharacterized protein isoform X2, which produces MQKMNQAFEKVKMLVGMEVEDEEEGVATVESSSFTFMDDFNRDCTLSTKQSMLVFFNPVKFGITFTFGNLLSLGSTAFLIGPKRQVSMMLDPVRIYATALYLASIIIALLCALYVHNKLLTLLAIILEFGALIWYSLSYIPFARAMVSKIMLACFDTEF; this is translated from the exons ATGCAGAAGATGAACCAAGCATTCGAGAAAGTGAAGATGCTAGTTGGAATGGAAgtggaagatgaagaagaaggtgTTGCAACAGTGGAAAGCAGTTCCTTTActttcatggatgatttcaaTAGAGACTGCACCCTCTCCACTAAACAA TCAATGCTGGTGTTTTTCAATCCAGTCAAGTTTGGAATTACTTTCACATTTGGCAATTTGCTTTCACTTGGGAG CACAGCATTCTTGATTGGCCCAAAACGTCAAGTTTCTATGATGCTTGATCCTGTTCGTATATATGCAACTGCCCTGTATCTTGCAAGTATAATTATTGCTTTGCTCTGTGCTCTATAT GTTCACAACAAGCTTTTGACACTGTTGGCAATCATTTTGGAGTTTGGTGCACTAATTTG GTATAGCTTGAGCTACATCCCTTTCGCAAGGGCCATGGTCTCCAAGATCATGTTAGCTTGCTTTGACACAGAATTTTAG
- the LOC118050771 gene encoding uncharacterized protein isoform X1 yields MQKMNQAFEKVKMLVGMEVEDEEEGVATVESSSFTFMDDFNRDCTLSTKQRFYGFAICFSTGLACVLLSMLVFFNPVKFGITFTFGNLLSLGSTAFLIGPKRQVSMMLDPVRIYATALYLASIIIALLCALYVHNKLLTLLAIILEFGALIWYSLSYIPFARAMVSKIMLACFDTEF; encoded by the exons ATGCAGAAGATGAACCAAGCATTCGAGAAAGTGAAGATGCTAGTTGGAATGGAAgtggaagatgaagaagaaggtgTTGCAACAGTGGAAAGCAGTTCCTTTActttcatggatgatttcaaTAGAGACTGCACCCTCTCCACTAAACAA AGGTTTTATGGTTTTGCCATATGCTTTTCTACTGGCTTAGCTTGTGTCCTTTTG TCAATGCTGGTGTTTTTCAATCCAGTCAAGTTTGGAATTACTTTCACATTTGGCAATTTGCTTTCACTTGGGAG CACAGCATTCTTGATTGGCCCAAAACGTCAAGTTTCTATGATGCTTGATCCTGTTCGTATATATGCAACTGCCCTGTATCTTGCAAGTATAATTATTGCTTTGCTCTGTGCTCTATAT GTTCACAACAAGCTTTTGACACTGTTGGCAATCATTTTGGAGTTTGGTGCACTAATTTG GTATAGCTTGAGCTACATCCCTTTCGCAAGGGCCATGGTCTCCAAGATCATGTTAGCTTGCTTTGACACAGAATTTTAG
- the LOC118050767 gene encoding PHD finger protein At1g33420 isoform X2, giving the protein MDLEGWSEHPVCSKRYHFIIKADGNSIGGYHKPCTYCGDILHLSESRCKACDHIITADDVEEWVHHQLEDTTHLLHGVIHANGYGHLLRVNGKEGGSRVLSGCHIMDFWDRLCKSLGVRKVSVMDVSKKYGIEYRLLHAITKGHSWYGDWGYEFGAGSFGLTVDAYKSAVETLSSLPLSIFLSEGQKTHTRLQDTIKFYQSLSDHELVNTRDLFCYLTSLIHDAHKSTSGVDDSSCKKCPFYAPGISPSWTRGDIERVEEAMFRVLRAVSGSNWVSWRALRGAVFKVAPPELLDHCLKELGGKFAADGMIVSSRCNPSSGAFEYRLEPGNPSLNSTAAAIGSSVITCPSEENLIQDLRFLYENMLLPQTMLSFGHEVTSDAGIISARKLLDCKQFMKDYNKCETTVASVPNTIFLSCEVEIVDQLEENVPNLPPETVVLPSNATVIDLKREASRVFQDVYLMLRRFHAEELLGYSGVDDSTQVKLLIGSAESVQLRGRCLGKNGLGKFRMERGTEGWTVDCCCGAKDDDGERMLACDVCGVWQHTRCSGIPDSDSVPAKFVCLRCRGSSL; this is encoded by the exons GTGCAAGGCATGTGACCATATAATAACTGCAGATGATGTAGAAGAGTGGGTCCATCACCAGTTGGAAGACACCACTCATCTTTTACACGGGGTCATCCATGCAAATGGTTACGGGCACCTTCTTAGGGTAAATGGCAAAGAAGGGGGCTCCAGGGTCCTTTCTGGATGCCATATCATGGATTTTTGGGATCGGTTATGTAAAAGTCTTGGAGTCAG AAAGGTCAGTGTGATGGATGTATCAAAGAAGTATGGTATAGAGTACAGGCTACTTCATGCTATCACTAAAGGCCATTCGTGGTATGGTGACTGGGGCTATGAGTTTGGTGCTGGCAGTTTTGGTTTGACAGTTGATGCCTATAAGTCAGCTGTTGAAACACTCTCCAGCCTACCTTTGTCGATCTTTCTTTCCGAAGGACAGAAAACACACACTCGCTTGCAGGATACAATAAAGTTCTACCAATCTTTGTCAGATCATGAGCTTGTAAATACTAGAGATCTTTTCTGTTATTTGACAAGTTTGATCCACGATGCTCACAAGTCTACCTCAGGGGTTGATGATTCTAGTTGCAAGAAGTGTCCTTTTTATGCACCAGGGATTTCTCCTTCATGGACTCGGGGTGATATTGAACGTGTTGAAGAAGCCATGTTTAGAGTACTACGAGCGGTGTCTGGGTCCAACTGGGTAAGTTGGCGTGCACTTAGAGGCGCTGTTTTCAAAGTGGCTCCTCCAGAGCTCCTTGATCATTGCCTGAAAGAACTTGGAGGGAAATTTGCAGCTGATGGAATGATTGTCAGCTCTCGCTGCAATCCTAGTTCAGGTGCTTTTGAGTACAG ACTGGAACCTGGAAATCCTTCCTTAAATAGCACTGCCGCCGCCATTGGCTCTTCTGTCATTACCTGCCCTTCTGAAGAAAACCTTATACAGGACCTGAGATTCCTTTATGAAAACATGCTACTCCCTCAAACAATGTTGAGCTTTGGACATGAGGTCACAAGTGATGCTGGGATCATCTCAGCCAGGAAACTTCTGGACTGCAAGCAGTTCATGAAGGACTACAACAAGTGTGAAACAACGGTGGCGTCTGTACCAAATACTATATTCCTGTCATGTGAGGTGGAGATTGTTGATCAGTTGGAAGAAAATGTCCCAAATCTCCCCCCAGAAACAGTAGTCTTGCCTTCAAATGCTACAGTAATTGATCTCAAGCGAGAAGCATCCAGGGTGTTTCAAGATGTGTATCTGATGCTCAGAAGATTCCATGCTGAAGAGCTTCTCGGCTATAGTGGTGTTGATGATTCCACCCAGGTCAAGCTCTTGATAGGGTCGGCTGAATCTGTTCAGCTCCGAGGGAGATGCCTCGGAAAAAATGGTCTTGGTAAATTTAGAATGGAAAGAGGAACCGAGGGATGGACTGTGGACTGCTGCTGCGGGGCAAAAGACGATGATGGAGAGAGAATGTTAGCTTGTGATGTCTGTGGAGTGTGGCAACACACCAGGTGTTCTGGCATTCCGGATTCTGATTCAGTGCCTGCCAAGTTTGTCTGTCTTAGATGTAGAGGATCCAGCCTCTGA
- the LOC118050768 gene encoding putative F-box protein At4g17565 — protein MAIKRMRGSPSPPSIANTEAKRRSSSMPKWGQLVGDVLLPILNRLSFVDVQRAKTVCLHWNSVAKQLKLYTKFHRIPWLLIPPQDEESRASSDTSTKLFSIEEGQLYSSKYGASKEICYQGFCVGSSHGYMISINCERNTLFVFNPLTEKRTELPAMDTFLGRISEDMDNGGEYLIEFAPEAASDSRFYRGWTCSRQLREHFIQKAILSCDPCLNKSYGVVLICCQNSKIAFCQCGDSGAMSWMYLEGMDAPFHDIMCHENKLYALANCGSLAVWDLGSDSFPVSTQTITSLFWSAPLRQTLNVSSDLYTSRLYLVESSGGVLLVVRRIGEFVDEEGRVLREGDLLTDKAAEPLVCAYRTLLFGLFRMDFDKETWVSMTSLDDQAVFVGGNHSASVLACDLPGCEKNSVYFTDDYWERMNEDYLYGGHDMGVYNLKDKSGKHFYQLDALKIQPPPCWFLPNPW, from the coding sequence ATGgctatcaaaagaatgagaggaTCACCATCACCGCCAAGCATTGCTAACACTGAAGCCAAAAGAAGATCATCATCAATGCCCAAATGGGGTCAGCTTGTTGGTGATGTTTTACTTCCAATTCTTAACCGTCTGTCCTTCGTCGATGTTCAACGAGCCAAAACTGTTTGTTTGCATTGGAATTCTGTAGCGAAACAACTTAAACTCTACACAAAGTTCCATCGAATTCCTTGGCTCTTGATTCCTCCTCAAGATGAAGAAAGTAGGGCGAGCAGCGACACCAGTACCAAGCTATTCAGTATTGAAGAAGGACAACTTTATAGTAGCAAGTATGGCGCGTCGAAGGAGATTTGTTATCAGGGTTTTTGTGTTGGATCATCTCATGGATATATGATCTCCATCAACTGTGAAAGAAACACCCTTTTTGTTTTCAACCCTCTAACCGAGAAACGAACAGAACTTCCTGCAATGGACACTTTCTTGGGGAGAATAAGTGAGGATATGGATAATGGAGGCGAATACCTTATTGAATTTGCTCCTGAAGCTGCCTCAGATTCAAGATTTTATAGGGGGTGGACGTGTTCAAGACAGCTGAGAGAGCACTTCATTCAAAAAGCTATTTTGTCATGCGACCCATGTCTTAACAAGAGCTACGGAGTGGTACTAATCTGCTGTCAAAACTCGAAAATCGCTTTCTGTCAGTGTGGAGACAGTGGGGCAATGTCATGGATGTATCTTGAAGGTATGGATGCCCCGTTCCATGATATTATGTGCCATGAAAATAAGCTATATGCACTCGCGAATTGTGGCAGTCTTGCTGTTTGGGACTTGGGATCTGATAGTTTTCCTGTAAGCACACAGACCATAACGAGTCTTTTCTGGAGTGCACCATTGCGGCAAACGCTGAATGTTTCGAGTGATCTTTACACCTCCAGACTTTACCTGGTGGAATCATCTGGTGGGGTTTTGCTCGTTGTGAGGCGCATAGGGGAATTTGTTGACGAGGAAGGTAGGGTTTTGCGCGAAGGAGACTTGCTTACTGACAAGGCTGCTGAACCTTTGGTTTGTGCATACAGGACATTGCTATTTGGCTTGTTTAGGATGGATTTTGACAAGGAAACATGGGTGAGCATGACATCGTTGGATGATCAAGCAGTATTCGTGGGTGGAAATCACTCCGCGTCAGTCTTAGCTTGCGATCTTCCGGGATGTGAAAAGAATTCTGTTTACTTTACTGATGATTACTGGGAGCGAATGAACGAGGATTATTTGTATGGTGGCCATGATATGGGTGTTTATAACTTGAAAGACAAAAGTGGCAAGCATTTTTATCAATTGGATGCACTGAAGATTCAACCTCCACCCTGTTGGTTCCTTCCAAATCCATGGTAG
- the LOC140955541 gene encoding uncharacterized protein, whose amino-acid sequence MDDEYKLRGRSRRKSQGITNLHHFRYELFNNIIDIQLTELDDRFTETSMELLLCVACLSPNDSFSTFNKEKLIRLALFYPSEFSIVDLMVLGDQLDTYIIDLRGDDEFSGIEGIASLAEKMWREFFSAMHIVKSRLRNKMGDKWMNDSLVVYIEKDIFDKIDNENLEDTCSIVRLIKLEQGISSTMCSDDS is encoded by the exons ATGGATGATGAGTACAAGCTTCGTGGGCGTTCAAGGCGAAAATCTCAAGGGATTACAAACTTACACCATTTTCGTTATGAATTGTTTAACAATATCATTGACATACAACTTACTGAATTGGATGATCGTTTTACCGAGACGAGTATGGAGTTACTTCTTTGTGTGGCATGTTTAAGCCCAAATGACTCTTTCTCTACtttcaacaaagaaaagctTATTCGTCTTGCTCTTTTTTATCCTAGTGAATTCTCTATAGTGGATCTTATGGTACTTGGTGACCAACTTGATACGTATATTATTGATCTACGTGGTGATGATGAGTTCTCTGGTATTGAAGGTATTGCTAGTCTTGCagagaaaatg TGGAGAGAGTTTTTTTCTGCTATGCATATTGTCAAGAGTAGATTGCGGAACAAGATGGGAGATAAGTGGATGAATGATAGTTTGGTTGTATACATTGAGAAAGATATCTTCGATAAGATTGATAATGAA AATCTTGAGGACACATGCAGTATAGTTAGGCTTATTAAGCTGGAGCAGGGAATTTCTTCTACAATGTGCTCAGATGATTCTTGA